The bacterium genome contains the following window.
GCTACCGCCGTAGAGCGGCGTAGGCAGCACGATTCGCAAACTTGCAGATGATCTTGATCGGTTTTTTGCCAAACGTATCATACTAACTCGGTCTCTCTGATATCGGTCACGCTCTTTCCAAGCAACTCGCCGAACTCGTGAGGCATAATGTGCCTCGCTCCCATCAATCCGATACCGTCCGCCGGCAACACATGATTAACGACTCTGGGCGCAAGACTGATCAGCCATGAATCGAAGCGATCACGCATAATGTCATACTTAGGCGCGATCGCTAAACCCGATGCATTTTCTCTTAATGCTCCGAGCGCATAGTGACCACTCGAATTACTGAGATCCATCCCTACAAGAAACAAGTGACCACAACTTATCTTCGCAGCAAAATCCGCTGCCGTAAGCGCTGTTGTCCCGCCGCCCGTGTTTAGTGCAAAGTCAGTTCCGGCTATGGCAATTGACCAGCGCTTCGCGCTGAGCACATCCGGATTTGTCCAAGGAAAGACGACAACTCTCGCACCGTCAGGCAGGCACTCGAGATCTTGTGCGACAGTTGCTTGGGCCTCGAGCGCAATCGTCCAATCCGGTATTAAAGCGGATTTCCAGAGGCTAGGGACTGCACCACTGGCCGCAACGATAATGAGGTCAGAACGGAATCGGGATATCGCAGGTAAACACCAATTCAGGCTTGGTCCGGCGCCTACAATGACAACGGGCTTCGCCGAGGTGCACTCGCCAAGTTTCAGATGCCGAATCGTCGCCAAGGGTTCCGCATTTACTGCCTCATTAGCCGCGATCAATGGACGATACTTTGATTGCGAAGCTGCACGAACACGCAGCTCATTGACACCCTGACGGGCGTCCTCTGAAAGAAGATCACAAAGCGCTAATACGTAAGGAGCGATGTAGACTTGACCTGCGCCTTCCGAAACCGATTTATCATTGCGTACAGCACGAAGATCTCGTCTATCTGTGATACACTGACGCGCCAGAACATCCAACTCTGGAAACACCTCAACGGACCGTGCATGTTTTCCGCCTTCGCTTAGCGCATTCGATAAATAACCAAGTCCGGAGCCAATTACGATGATGGTGTCACCTGGAGCATTCAACA
Protein-coding sequences here:
- a CDS encoding DUF115 domain-containing protein, whose translation is MRRVGQFEVFVAKSGVPSVKHIPSGVLVHSAFDPLREASEIAKRLLNAPGDTIIVIGSGLGYLSNALSEGGKHARSVEVFPELDVLARQCITDRRDLRAVRNDKSVSEGAGQVYIAPYVLALCDLLSEDARQGVNELRVRAASQSKYRPLIAANEAVNAEPLATIRHLKLGECTSAKPVVIVGAGPSLNWCLPAISRFRSDLIIVAASGAVPSLWKSALIPDWTIALEAQATVAQDLECLPDGARVVVFPWTNPDVLSAKRWSIAIAGTDFALNTGGGTTALTAADFAAKISCGHLFLVGMDLSNSSGHYALGALRENASGLAIAPKYDIMRDRFDSWLISLAPRVVNHVLPADGIGLMGARHIMPHEFGELLGKSVTDIRETELV